In Gossypium hirsutum isolate 1008001.06 chromosome D06, Gossypium_hirsutum_v2.1, whole genome shotgun sequence, one genomic interval encodes:
- the LOC107902064 gene encoding putative cyclin-D6-1 isoform X1 — MDCFDLENPFTSLDNQESDIISALFSSESDHMPSHNYFLSLKSNDSFVSFRQEAMSLILRAQYSCNIDRYTTYLATNYMDRFVSRQEIPQGNPWVLRLLVIATISLASKMKEQHFSSSNFQREEGFIFDAPAIQRMELLILDALNWRMRSVTPLSFICFFISLFELKDPPLRQALKDRATNIIFQACNEIKLLEFKPSIIAVSALLMASHELFPLQFPSFETSILSCRHVNKENQLKCFNAMQEMVANETSDSIIETVSSSSTTTPMSVLDCHCERSSSSMAAIAVPEKREQRKRQKLNGFCSESNRVKISQIQPCG, encoded by the exons atggattGCTTTGATCTTGAGAACCCATTCACCAGCTTGGACAATCAAGAATCTGATATAATCTCAGCTCTCTTCTCTTCAGAATCTGATCACATGCCCTCCCACAACTACTTTCTAAGTTTAAAGAGCAATGACTCGTTTGTTTCTTTTCGACAGGAAGCCATGTCTCTCATTTTGAGG GCACAGTATTCATGTAACATTGATCGTTACACAACATACCTGGCTACTAACTACATGGATCGGTTCGTCTCCAGGCAAGAAATTCCT CAAGGTAATCCATGGGTGTTGAGGCTTCTTGTGATCGCTACCATTTCTTTGGCTTCAAAGATGAAGGAACAACACTTCTCTTCCTCCAATTTCCAG AGAGAAGAAGGGTTCATCTTTGATGCCCCAGCAATTCAACGAATGGAGCTTCTGATACTTGATGCCTTGAATTGGAGAATGAGATCAGTAACACCCTTGTCGTTTATCTGCTTCTTCATATCTTTGTTTGAACTTAAAGATCCACCTTTGAGACAAGCATTGAAAGATAGAGCAACAAACATAATCTTCCAAGCTTGTAATG AAATCAAACTGCTAgagttcaaaccatcaataattGCAGTATCAGCTCTTCTTATGGCATCCCATGAGCTATTCCCTTTGCAGTTTCCATCTTTTGAAACCTCCATTTTGAGCTGTCGACATGTTAATAAA GAGAATCAGTTGAAATGCTTTAATGCAATGCAAGAGATGGTGGCTAATGAAACAAGCGATTCAATTATTGAAACGGTGTCAAGCTCAAGTACAACAACTCCAATGAGTGTTTTAGACTGCCATTGTGAGAGAAGCAGTAGCAGCATGGCAGCCATTGCAGTGCCTGAAAAGAGAGAGCAAAGGAAGCGTCAGAAATTGAATGGTTTTTGCAGTGAAAGTAACAGGGTGAAGATTTCCCAGATTCAACCATGTGGTTAA
- the LOC107902064 gene encoding putative cyclin-D6-1 isoform X2, with protein MPSHNYFLSLKSNDSFVSFRQEAMSLILRAQYSCNIDRYTTYLATNYMDRFVSRQEIPQGNPWVLRLLVIATISLASKMKEQHFSSSNFQREEGFIFDAPAIQRMELLILDALNWRMRSVTPLSFICFFISLFELKDPPLRQALKDRATNIIFQACNEIKLLEFKPSIIAVSALLMASHELFPLQFPSFETSILSCRHVNKENQLKCFNAMQEMVANETSDSIIETVSSSSTTTPMSVLDCHCERSSSSMAAIAVPEKREQRKRQKLNGFCSESNRVKISQIQPCG; from the exons ATGCCCTCCCACAACTACTTTCTAAGTTTAAAGAGCAATGACTCGTTTGTTTCTTTTCGACAGGAAGCCATGTCTCTCATTTTGAGG GCACAGTATTCATGTAACATTGATCGTTACACAACATACCTGGCTACTAACTACATGGATCGGTTCGTCTCCAGGCAAGAAATTCCT CAAGGTAATCCATGGGTGTTGAGGCTTCTTGTGATCGCTACCATTTCTTTGGCTTCAAAGATGAAGGAACAACACTTCTCTTCCTCCAATTTCCAG AGAGAAGAAGGGTTCATCTTTGATGCCCCAGCAATTCAACGAATGGAGCTTCTGATACTTGATGCCTTGAATTGGAGAATGAGATCAGTAACACCCTTGTCGTTTATCTGCTTCTTCATATCTTTGTTTGAACTTAAAGATCCACCTTTGAGACAAGCATTGAAAGATAGAGCAACAAACATAATCTTCCAAGCTTGTAATG AAATCAAACTGCTAgagttcaaaccatcaataattGCAGTATCAGCTCTTCTTATGGCATCCCATGAGCTATTCCCTTTGCAGTTTCCATCTTTTGAAACCTCCATTTTGAGCTGTCGACATGTTAATAAA GAGAATCAGTTGAAATGCTTTAATGCAATGCAAGAGATGGTGGCTAATGAAACAAGCGATTCAATTATTGAAACGGTGTCAAGCTCAAGTACAACAACTCCAATGAGTGTTTTAGACTGCCATTGTGAGAGAAGCAGTAGCAGCATGGCAGCCATTGCAGTGCCTGAAAAGAGAGAGCAAAGGAAGCGTCAGAAATTGAATGGTTTTTGCAGTGAAAGTAACAGGGTGAAGATTTCCCAGATTCAACCATGTGGTTAA